From the genome of Pseudomonas sp. gcc21, one region includes:
- a CDS encoding phage integrase N-terminal SAM-like domain-containing protein, with protein MLISIPLYAHTARGRYEHRPNHSSSSRPVPSRYSVTPLQHYSIRTEKSYWCWIRYFIRFHKLRYPLEMGPAEVNAFLSWLAVDRDVAAATQNQALNAIAFLYARVLHPAR; from the coding sequence TTGCTGATCTCGATACCACTGTACGCCCATACAGCTAGAGGCAGGTATGAACACCGCCCCAACCACTCCTCGTCTTCGAGACCAGTTCCGAGCCGTTATTCGGTTACACCATTACAGCATTACAGCATTCGCACGGAGAAGTCTTACTGGTGCTGGATACGATACTTTATCCGTTTCCACAAGCTGCGTTATCCTCTTGAAATGGGTCCGGCGGAGGTTAACGCTTTTCTCAGTTGGTTAGCGGTGGACCGAGACGTTGCTGCGGCCACGCAAAATCAGGCGTTGAATGCAATCGCGTTTCTCTATGCCCGGGTGCTACATCCCGCCAGATAA
- a CDS encoding DUF2959 domain-containing protein — protein MSISRWLLCAFLVTALTGCQSAYYGAMEKVGVHKRDIMVNRVGSVQDAQTDAKEQFESALAQFRSIIQIKDQDLAARYDRLNDEYEDSKAAAKSVIDRIDAVEDVSEALFDEWEEEIELYSNANLKRQSAAKLSQTRRQYQGLIKAMRSAEARMAPVLQAFRDQVLFLKHNLNARAIDSLQGELGTIETDVAQLIREMEKSIAESEAFISSLQD, from the coding sequence ATGTCGATAAGTCGTTGGTTGTTATGTGCTTTTTTGGTTACGGCTCTGACGGGTTGTCAGTCGGCGTATTACGGCGCCATGGAGAAAGTGGGTGTTCACAAGCGCGATATCATGGTCAATCGCGTGGGGTCGGTCCAGGATGCGCAGACTGATGCCAAAGAACAGTTCGAATCCGCCCTGGCGCAATTCCGATCCATTATCCAGATCAAAGACCAGGACCTGGCAGCACGCTACGACAGGCTGAACGATGAATACGAAGACAGTAAAGCCGCCGCTAAGTCGGTAATCGACCGCATCGATGCGGTCGAAGACGTGTCCGAGGCATTGTTCGATGAGTGGGAGGAAGAGATCGAGCTGTACAGCAATGCCAATCTCAAGCGCCAAAGTGCAGCGAAGTTAAGCCAGACCCGGCGGCAATACCAGGGACTCATCAAGGCGATGCGTAGCGCAGAGGCCCGCATGGCGCCCGTATTACAGGCCTTCCGGGATCAGGTGCTGTTTCTAAAGCATAATCTGAATGCGCGAGCCATTGACTCGTTACAAGGTGAGCTGGGGACAATAGAAACAGATGTCGCCCAGTTGATCAGGGAAATGGAAAAATCCATTGCTGAATCAGAAGCCTTCATCAGCAGCCTCCAGGATTAA
- a CDS encoding DUF1272 domain-containing protein, whose amino-acid sequence MLELRPNCECCDKDLPPESTEAVICSFECTFYASCASEVLSHQCPNCDGNFVPRPIRPATLLAKYPASTKRVHKIGGCVANS is encoded by the coding sequence ATGCTTGAGTTAAGGCCCAATTGTGAGTGCTGCGACAAGGACCTGCCGCCAGAATCGACTGAGGCGGTGATCTGTAGCTTCGAGTGCACCTTTTACGCTTCTTGTGCCTCAGAGGTCTTGAGCCACCAGTGCCCAAATTGTGACGGTAACTTCGTACCCAGGCCCATCCGCCCTGCGACGCTCCTAGCCAAATATCCGGCTTCAACGAAGCGTGTCCATAAGATCGGAGGCTGTGTGGCCAATTCATAA
- a CDS encoding addiction module protein, which translates to MTTETLNQLRSQISTLSESERAALARELIMSLDGPRDDSVEQAWHDEIIRRVAKVKSGKATLLSREEFRTKMRARIG; encoded by the coding sequence ATGACTACCGAAACACTAAATCAACTACGCTCTCAGATTTCGACTCTCTCTGAGTCAGAGCGTGCTGCGTTGGCTCGAGAGCTCATTATGAGCCTAGACGGCCCTCGCGACGACTCTGTTGAGCAAGCTTGGCACGATGAAATTATTCGGCGTGTAGCCAAGGTGAAAAGCGGTAAGGCTACACTGCTCAGCCGTGAAGAATTTCGTACAAAGATGCGAGCAAGGATAGGCTAG
- a CDS encoding ParB/Srx family N-terminal domain-containing protein: MKSEDMDLGKAIDQISAENAGETLEEYRAKRSLFQRLSNESEKYIDTLSSEWPPIKFNWDLSRESQRHSLDGESPKKFAEYYPAGFLLGFITLQEFDKKLCHYSRRDEGELWKVGSKDKLARLIVYLSEGRPISPPLVKPLESGEVIFNGGHHRYAIAKEIGEGVIPIHIQPEYQERIDEILHVRWEDA; encoded by the coding sequence ATGAAGTCCGAGGATATGGATCTAGGTAAAGCCATTGATCAGATCTCAGCCGAGAATGCAGGTGAAACGCTTGAAGAATATCGAGCGAAGCGATCGCTTTTCCAAAGGCTATCTAATGAGTCAGAGAAATATATTGACACCCTCTCGTCGGAATGGCCGCCAATAAAATTCAATTGGGATCTTTCACGGGAAAGCCAACGTCACTCATTGGATGGCGAGAGCCCAAAAAAATTTGCAGAGTATTACCCTGCCGGGTTCTTGCTGGGCTTTATTACCCTTCAAGAATTTGACAAAAAGCTTTGCCACTATAGTCGCCGTGACGAAGGCGAGCTCTGGAAAGTTGGTTCGAAAGACAAGCTAGCGCGTCTGATAGTTTATCTATCAGAAGGGCGGCCGATTTCTCCTCCATTGGTCAAACCGCTTGAAAGTGGTGAGGTCATTTTTAATGGTGGCCATCATCGTTACGCGATAGCAAAAGAGATAGGAGAGGGTGTTATCCCCATCCATATCCAACCGGAGTATCAGGAGAGGATTGATGAGATTCTTCATGTACGGTGGGAAGATGCTTAA
- the pdeM gene encoding ligase-associated DNA damage response endonuclease PdeM: MSRTLDWQLAGEKVVLHGDKALYYPAHATLMVADTHFGKGAFFRRKGLAVPTGQSQDDLQRLTALIQYFRPKRLIVLGDFFHHRPREGEPFLEQFPLWLKRHADVQVEAVIGNHDRHAEGIDIGITWHATLDLGPFRLCHEPISVPGKHILAGHLHPAYTLTVGRDKLRAPVFWFREGVTVLPSFGALTGGWDIKPDPAEDAVLVVDGELFRLSGGM, encoded by the coding sequence GTGAGCCGCACGCTGGACTGGCAGCTGGCGGGCGAGAAGGTTGTGCTGCACGGCGACAAGGCCCTGTACTACCCAGCCCACGCAACGCTCATGGTCGCCGATACGCACTTTGGCAAAGGCGCCTTCTTCCGCCGCAAGGGATTGGCAGTGCCCACCGGGCAAAGCCAGGACGATCTGCAACGCCTCACCGCACTCATCCAATATTTCCGCCCCAAACGGCTGATCGTTCTGGGCGACTTCTTCCACCATCGCCCCAGGGAAGGCGAGCCCTTCCTCGAGCAGTTCCCGCTATGGCTCAAACGTCATGCGGACGTGCAAGTGGAAGCCGTGATCGGAAACCACGACCGGCATGCCGAGGGCATAGACATCGGCATCACCTGGCACGCCACCCTGGATCTAGGCCCCTTCCGGCTCTGCCATGAACCAATCAGCGTGCCAGGCAAACACATCCTCGCCGGCCACCTGCACCCCGCGTATACCCTGACAGTAGGAAGAGACAAACTACGCGCCCCGGTATTCTGGTTTCGCGAAGGTGTAACAGTACTGCCCTCATTCGGCGCGCTGACAGGGGGTTGGGATATCAAGCCAGACCCTGCCGAGGATGCTGTTTTGGTTGTTGATGGAGAGCTATTTCGGTTATCTGGCGGGATGTAG
- a CDS encoding zinc-binding dehydrogenase, with protein sequence MSDTNIELTSTISEDNKLELALREIEIPQPGENQVVIRVEAAPINPSDLGVMFSAADMTTAKQSGSAERPVISADVPAKFMGAVKKRIGKSIPVGNEGAGTVVAAGSSAAAQSLMGKTVAFIGGGSYRKYLCANVQSCLELEPGTTAVEAASSFVNPLTALAMVETMRAEGHKAIVHAAAASNLGQMLNRICIADGIDLVNIVRKPEQEALLRDLGAQYVVNSSSDSFMADLTQALIDTGATIAFDPIGGGRLASDILTCMEAAVSRNMNEYSVYGSDIYKQVYIYGGLDRGPITLNRTFGFAWGVNGFLLFNALGKLGKDTAAAMRKRIAAEIKTTFASHYTHEVSLAGALQLDAMSVYGKQATGEKFLIKPQS encoded by the coding sequence GTGTCAGATACCAACATCGAACTTACTTCCACCATTAGCGAAGACAACAAACTGGAACTTGCCCTGCGCGAGATCGAGATCCCGCAGCCAGGCGAAAATCAGGTGGTCATCCGCGTCGAAGCCGCGCCTATCAACCCGTCTGACCTGGGAGTGATGTTCAGCGCAGCCGATATGACGACAGCCAAGCAATCCGGTAGCGCCGAGCGCCCAGTCATCAGTGCCGATGTCCCGGCCAAATTCATGGGTGCCGTTAAAAAGCGGATTGGCAAGTCTATACCCGTGGGCAACGAAGGCGCCGGTACCGTCGTCGCGGCTGGCTCGTCAGCCGCTGCGCAAAGCCTGATGGGCAAAACCGTTGCCTTCATTGGCGGTGGCAGCTACCGCAAATATCTGTGTGCCAATGTTCAAAGTTGTCTGGAACTGGAGCCGGGTACCACGGCAGTCGAAGCTGCCTCCAGCTTTGTTAATCCGCTTACTGCACTGGCTATGGTAGAAACCATGCGCGCCGAAGGTCACAAGGCCATCGTTCACGCTGCCGCTGCCTCCAACCTCGGACAAATGCTCAACCGCATCTGCATCGCCGACGGCATCGACCTGGTCAATATCGTCCGCAAGCCAGAACAGGAAGCATTGTTGCGCGACCTGGGTGCCCAATACGTGGTCAATTCCAGCAGCGACAGCTTTATGGCAGACCTGACCCAGGCACTCATCGACACCGGCGCCACCATCGCCTTCGACCCTATCGGTGGCGGACGATTGGCTAGTGACATCCTCACCTGTATGGAGGCCGCCGTCTCCCGCAACATGAATGAATACAGCGTGTACGGATCTGACATCTACAAGCAGGTATATATCTATGGCGGCCTTGATCGTGGCCCCATCACGCTCAACCGCACCTTTGGTTTTGCCTGGGGTGTGAACGGCTTCCTGTTGTTCAATGCGTTGGGGAAACTGGGTAAGGACACCGCCGCCGCCATGCGCAAGCGCATAGCCGCCGAAATCAAGACCACGTTCGCCAGTCACTACACGCACGAAGTGTCCCTGGCCGGTGCGTTACAACTGGATGCGATGTCGGTTTACGGCAAACAGGCTACCGGGGAGAAGTTTCTGATCAAGCCGCAGAGCTAA
- a CDS encoding ligase-associated DNA damage response DEXH box helicase, giving the protein MEADGIKAIEDWFASRGWQPAPFQRRTWTAFRDGQSGLIHASTGSGKTLAAWLGPVSMALEQTRAPVGLRVLWITPLRALASDTAGNLQEAVDGLGLNWRVETRTGDTSASVRARQRRKLPEALVTTPESLSVLLSYRNVEESFRHLDAVIVDEWHELLGNKRGVQLQLCLAWLRARRPGLPVWGLSATLGNLDEAMQVLLGKGAAPGVSVAGDTHKTLTVRGLLPPTLERFPWAGHLGLAQLEGVLEYLEQGATALLFTNTRSQAELWFESVLKARMDWLTEIGLHHGSIDRKLRKRIEDGLRDGSFRCVVCTSSLDLGVDFSPVDRVVQVGSPKGVARLMQRAGRSGHQPGASSEILCVPSHAFELVEIAAARRAWEAGRVEARRPLRLCLDVLVQHLVTLAAGPGFHAEHALAEARATHAFADLTEEMFHWCLVFITQGGPVLEHYPQFQRVVEQDGLFRVEDTGIARRHRMAIGTITSDAQMRVKFMRGGSLGTVEESFIARLNPGDVFLFSGRALELIKVRDLVAYVRPASTRRHSVPRWYGGRLPLSSELADTVLEILEEVEKGIYRDAEVEAVRPVLEVQRDQSALPGRHHLLIERCRSREGHHLFIYPFAGRLAHEGLAALLAWRIGQIQPATFSLSVNDYGLELLTSTEPPELTEALWRTLLSPERLLDDVLAALNASELARRQFRDIARISGLVFQGYPGRGKTDRQLQASTGLLYDTLARYDPDHRLLDQARREVLEDQLDIRRLRDVLERAAGQELTIVTPKHFSPLGFPLWVDRLRSRLSTENWRQRVQRMLATLERNADRVAKKRK; this is encoded by the coding sequence ATGGAAGCTGACGGCATCAAGGCGATTGAAGACTGGTTCGCCAGCCGCGGCTGGCAACCGGCTCCGTTCCAGCGCCGCACCTGGACCGCCTTTCGTGACGGACAGTCGGGCCTGATCCATGCGTCCACCGGTTCCGGCAAGACGCTCGCTGCCTGGCTGGGCCCGGTATCCATGGCGCTGGAGCAAACCAGAGCACCGGTCGGGCTGCGGGTGTTGTGGATCACGCCACTGCGGGCCCTGGCTTCGGATACCGCGGGCAATCTGCAGGAGGCGGTCGACGGGCTGGGACTTAACTGGCGCGTGGAAACCCGCACCGGTGATACCAGCGCAAGCGTGCGTGCCAGGCAGCGGCGCAAGTTACCCGAGGCGCTGGTCACCACGCCTGAGAGCCTGTCCGTGTTGCTGTCCTACCGAAACGTGGAGGAAAGCTTTCGTCATCTGGACGCAGTCATCGTCGATGAATGGCATGAGCTGCTGGGTAACAAGCGCGGCGTCCAGCTACAACTGTGTCTGGCCTGGTTGCGCGCGCGGCGTCCCGGTCTGCCGGTCTGGGGCTTGTCAGCTACCTTGGGCAATCTGGATGAGGCGATGCAGGTATTGCTCGGCAAGGGCGCCGCACCGGGCGTCAGCGTAGCCGGTGATACGCATAAAACACTGACCGTTCGCGGCCTGCTACCCCCGACGCTTGAGCGCTTCCCCTGGGCCGGTCATCTGGGGTTGGCGCAGCTCGAGGGTGTGCTCGAATATCTGGAGCAGGGCGCAACTGCATTGCTGTTCACTAACACCCGTTCGCAGGCCGAGCTGTGGTTCGAGTCGGTACTCAAGGCGCGCATGGACTGGTTGACCGAGATCGGCCTGCACCACGGCTCAATCGACCGCAAGCTGCGCAAACGGATCGAGGATGGTCTGCGCGACGGCAGCTTTCGTTGCGTGGTCTGTACCTCGAGTCTGGATCTGGGTGTGGATTTTTCGCCAGTGGATCGCGTGGTCCAGGTCGGCAGCCCCAAGGGCGTTGCCCGCCTGATGCAGCGCGCCGGACGCTCCGGCCATCAGCCCGGCGCCAGCAGTGAAATCCTCTGCGTGCCGAGCCACGCCTTCGAACTGGTGGAAATCGCCGCCGCCCGCCGCGCCTGGGAGGCCGGTCGCGTGGAGGCTCGCCGACCGCTGCGGTTGTGTCTGGATGTGCTGGTTCAGCATCTGGTGACATTGGCCGCCGGCCCCGGTTTCCATGCTGAACACGCACTGGCCGAAGCCCGCGCCACCCATGCGTTCGCCGACCTGACCGAGGAGATGTTCCATTGGTGCCTAGTGTTCATCACCCAGGGCGGGCCGGTGCTGGAACACTATCCGCAGTTTCAGCGGGTGGTCGAGCAGGATGGCCTGTTCCGCGTGGAGGACACCGGCATTGCGCGGCGGCACCGCATGGCCATCGGCACTATTACCAGTGACGCGCAAATGCGGGTGAAATTCATGCGCGGTGGGTCGCTCGGCACGGTGGAAGAGTCCTTTATCGCACGGCTGAATCCCGGCGATGTATTTCTGTTTTCCGGTCGCGCGCTGGAGTTGATCAAGGTCCGTGATCTGGTCGCTTATGTACGGCCAGCCAGTACCCGGCGACACAGCGTTCCGCGCTGGTACGGCGGCAGGTTGCCCTTGTCATCAGAGCTCGCCGACACCGTGCTGGAGATTCTCGAAGAGGTGGAGAAGGGCATCTACCGGGACGCCGAAGTCGAAGCCGTGCGCCCAGTGCTTGAAGTGCAGCGGGACCAGTCCGCCTTGCCGGGCCGGCATCATCTGCTGATCGAGCGCTGCCGATCACGGGAAGGTCACCATCTGTTTATCTATCCCTTTGCCGGCCGGTTGGCACACGAAGGTCTTGCCGCCTTGTTGGCCTGGCGTATCGGTCAGATCCAGCCGGCGACCTTTTCACTATCAGTTAATGATTACGGTCTCGAACTACTGACCTCCACCGAGCCGCCCGAGCTGACCGAAGCGCTGTGGCGCACGCTGCTCAGCCCGGAGCGACTACTCGATGACGTACTGGCGGCGCTGAACGCCAGCGAGCTGGCGCGCCGGCAATTCCGTGATATTGCGCGGATCAGCGGCCTGGTATTTCAGGGTTATCCGGGGCGCGGCAAGACCGATCGTCAGCTGCAGGCGTCGACCGGCCTGCTTTACGACACCCTGGCACGTTACGATCCCGATCACCGATTACTCGACCAGGCGCGCCGCGAAGTGCTGGAAGATCAGCTCGACATACGCAGGCTGCGCGATGTGCTTGAGCGCGCCGCAGGACAGGAGCTGACCATCGTCACACCAAAGCATTTTTCCCCGCTGGGCTTTCCGCTGTGGGTCGACCGCCTGCGCAGCCGCCTGAGTACCGAAAACTGGCGCCAACGGGTGCAACGCATGCTGGCAACACTGGAGCGCAACGCGGACCGCGTCGCGAAAAAACGCAAGTGA